A stretch of Candidatus Terasakiella magnetica DNA encodes these proteins:
- a CDS encoding transmembrane anchor protein, producing MYNENIPTHVEIPSTQQLIKSTVISFVCAVVILVTIVLPSEYAIDPTGLGGVLGLTEMGEIKAQLAEEAAQDHSSNTTNKLLWNALASVFTIKAANAETPSGTWKDEISFELVPGQGTEYKLKMKKGAIANYDWSVDGGRANYDLHGDGAGKSTSYQKGRGVTGDVGGLIAEFDGYHGWFWRNRDKQPIKITLRVKGDYSELKHMK from the coding sequence ATGTATAACGAAAATATTCCAACTCATGTGGAAATTCCATCTACTCAGCAGTTAATCAAATCAACAGTGATCTCTTTTGTTTGTGCTGTTGTTATTCTTGTTACCATCGTCCTGCCTTCTGAGTATGCAATCGACCCAACCGGCCTTGGTGGTGTCTTGGGGTTAACAGAAATGGGTGAAATCAAAGCACAATTGGCAGAAGAAGCTGCTCAAGATCATTCTTCTAACACGACTAATAAATTACTTTGGAATGCTCTTGCTTCGGTCTTTACGATTAAGGCCGCAAATGCAGAAACACCAAGTGGCACTTGGAAAGATGAAATCAGCTTTGAACTCGTTCCCGGACAAGGAACTGAATATAAGTTGAAAATGAAAAAAGGTGCCATTGCCAATTACGATTGGAGCGTAGATGGGGGACGCGCCAACTATGACCTTCATGGTGATGGGGCAGGCAAATCTACCAGCTATCAAAAAGGGCGTGGTGTCACAGGCGATGTTGGTGGCCTTATTGCGGAATTTGATGGATATCATGGTTGGTTTTGGCGCAACAGAGACAAGCAACCCATCAAAATCACACTGCGTGTGAAAGGTGACTATAGCGAACTAAAACATATGAAATAA
- a CDS encoding 2OG-Fe(II) oxygenase: MPPSEVYLPKAKWLKSVDSAMFASHGVFSITECDQIIQLSKNDMQDTGLVNNQNVSDVRQSSVHWIDEEKDSDWVLRKIMREVSDINNIHFDFNLTDFSELIQIANYQAISGGHYDWHTDLGSSAIASRRKLTLVVQLSHPDEYEGGLLEVNVGGNIHQASLRQGSAILFPSFVLHRVSPVTKGNRYSLACWVHGPTFR; encoded by the coding sequence TTGCCCCCATCAGAAGTTTACCTTCCCAAAGCTAAATGGCTAAAATCTGTTGATTCAGCCATGTTTGCCTCGCACGGTGTATTCTCTATTACTGAATGCGATCAAATTATCCAATTGTCTAAAAATGATATGCAAGATACAGGGCTGGTTAACAATCAAAATGTAAGTGATGTGCGCCAAAGTAGCGTACATTGGATTGATGAGGAAAAGGACAGTGATTGGGTTTTACGCAAAATAATGCGTGAGGTATCTGATATTAATAATATCCATTTCGATTTTAACCTGACTGACTTTTCTGAGTTGATCCAAATCGCAAATTATCAAGCGATTTCTGGTGGCCATTATGATTGGCATACGGATTTAGGCAGCTCTGCAATCGCATCAAGAAGAAAACTCACATTGGTCGTACAGCTCTCTCACCCAGATGAATATGAAGGAGGGCTCTTAGAAGTCAATGTTGGTGGAAACATTCACCAAGCTTCCCTAAGGCAAGGCTCTGCTATTTTGTTTCCTTCATTTGTATTACATCGAGTTTCACCTGTTACAAAAGGAAACAGGTATTCACTTGCTTGTTGGGTACATGGGCCAACTTTTAGGTGA
- a CDS encoding cold-shock protein encodes MAIGNVKWFNPTKGFGFIQPENGGDDAFVHISAVEQAGLSGLEDGQKVEYELETGRNGKTSAINLSVLS; translated from the coding sequence ATGGCTATTGGAAATGTAAAATGGTTTAACCCGACAAAAGGTTTTGGCTTTATTCAACCTGAAAATGGTGGAGATGACGCTTTTGTTCATATTTCCGCTGTTGAACAAGCTGGGCTTTCTGGATTGGAAGACGGACAAAAAGTCGAGTACGAACTGGAAACAGGACGTAACGGCAAGACATCTGCAATTAACTTGTCTGTTCTTTCTTAA